One Paraburkholderia sp. HP33-1 genomic region harbors:
- a CDS encoding VIT1/CCC1 transporter family protein, translating to MATKHEVRRYKANLSDELHSAALYETLASVEKDETRKQVYQDLAQSEHSHAQVWADKLRANGVEPKGRGHALKTRLMKGLVRLCGADFVLPTLAAAEYADRNKYRGQRDAGRMSADEHHHAAVVQTLASNHDSNLSPGSRITAAESWHKSAASGNDLRAAVLGANDGLVSNFCLIMGVAGAGTGNQAILLTGLAGLIAGACSMALGEWLSVTNARELASTQIAKEAEEIDEQPEAEEHELALIYRAKGLDADEAKRVAAQMMRDKDKALDTLTREELGLDPAELGGNPWSAAGVSFCLFALGAIFPVMPFLWTHGVNAIVQCVVLSMVALASIGVFTSLFNGRSAGFSALRQIVIGLIAAGFTFGVGRLLGVSIS from the coding sequence ATGGCCACGAAGCACGAAGTCAGGCGTTACAAGGCGAATCTCTCCGACGAACTGCACAGCGCCGCCCTGTATGAGACGCTCGCGAGCGTCGAGAAAGACGAGACCCGCAAGCAGGTCTATCAGGATCTCGCACAATCCGAACACAGCCACGCACAAGTGTGGGCCGACAAGCTCAGGGCCAACGGCGTCGAACCGAAAGGCCGTGGGCATGCGCTCAAAACCCGTCTGATGAAGGGGCTCGTGCGCCTGTGCGGCGCGGACTTCGTGCTGCCGACGCTGGCTGCCGCCGAATACGCGGACCGCAACAAATATCGGGGCCAGCGGGACGCGGGCCGCATGTCCGCCGATGAACATCATCACGCGGCCGTCGTGCAGACGCTCGCAAGTAACCATGATTCGAACCTGTCGCCGGGCAGCCGCATCACGGCGGCCGAGTCGTGGCACAAAAGCGCAGCGTCGGGCAACGATCTGCGCGCGGCCGTGCTCGGCGCGAACGATGGCCTCGTGTCCAACTTCTGTCTGATCATGGGTGTCGCCGGCGCGGGCACGGGCAACCAGGCGATCCTGCTGACCGGCCTCGCCGGGTTGATCGCCGGGGCCTGTTCGATGGCGCTCGGCGAATGGCTGTCGGTCACCAATGCGCGCGAACTCGCCAGCACCCAGATCGCCAAGGAAGCCGAGGAAATCGACGAACAACCCGAAGCGGAGGAACACGAGCTTGCGCTGATCTACCGCGCGAAAGGGCTCGACGCGGACGAGGCGAAACGCGTGGCCGCGCAGATGATGCGCGACAAGGACAAGGCGCTCGACACCCTCACGCGCGAGGAGCTAGGGCTCGATCCGGCGGAATTGGGCGGTAATCCGTGGTCGGCAGCGGGGGTGTCGTTCTGTCTGTTCGCGCTCGGCGCGATCTTTCCGGTGATGCCTTTTCTGTGGACGCATGGCGTCAATGCGATCGTGCAGTGCGTGGTGCTGAGCATGGTGGCGCTCGCGTCGATCGGGGTGTTCACGTCGTTGTTCAACGGACGCAGCGCGGGGTTTTCGGCGCTGCGCCAGATCGTCATCGGGCTCATCGCGGCGGGGTTTACGTTCGGCGTCGGGCGCTTGCTGGGCGTGTCGATTTCCTGA
- a CDS encoding SDR family oxidoreductase — protein sequence MSVKDLFQLDGKIALITGGSRGLGLQMAEALGEMGCRVAITARKANELEEAKAHLQGRGIEVRTIINDLQRFEGIPALVDEVMSAHGHIDILVNNAGATWGAPAEDYPDEAWHKVMNLNVNAPFFLAREVGKRSMIPRRAGKIINVASVAGLKGSPPGMNAIAYNTSKAAAINFTRALAAEWGKYNINVNAICPGFFPSKMSAGLLDKLEDAIVANTPLRRLGGDEDLKGPVVFLASEASRHITGQYLAVDGGSIIV from the coding sequence ATGTCAGTGAAGGATCTGTTTCAACTCGACGGCAAGATTGCATTGATCACCGGCGGTTCGCGCGGGCTCGGTCTGCAAATGGCCGAAGCGCTCGGCGAAATGGGCTGCCGCGTCGCGATCACCGCGCGCAAGGCTAACGAGCTCGAGGAAGCGAAAGCGCATCTGCAAGGCCGCGGCATCGAGGTGCGGACCATCATCAACGATCTGCAGCGCTTCGAGGGCATTCCCGCGCTCGTCGATGAAGTGATGAGCGCGCATGGGCACATCGATATTCTGGTCAACAACGCGGGCGCCACGTGGGGCGCGCCCGCCGAAGACTACCCCGACGAAGCGTGGCACAAAGTGATGAACCTGAACGTCAACGCGCCGTTCTTTCTCGCGCGCGAAGTCGGCAAACGCAGCATGATTCCGCGGCGCGCGGGCAAGATCATCAACGTCGCGTCGGTGGCCGGGTTGAAGGGCTCGCCGCCGGGCATGAACGCAATTGCGTACAACACGTCGAAGGCCGCGGCCATCAATTTCACGCGCGCGCTCGCGGCGGAGTGGGGCAAGTACAACATCAACGTCAACGCGATTTGCCCCGGCTTCTTCCCCTCGAAAATGTCGGCAGGACTGCTTGACAAGCTCGAAGACGCGATCGTCGCGAACACGCCGCTGCGGCGGCTCGGCGGCGACGAGGATCTGAAGGGCCCCGTGGTGTTCCTCGCGAGCGAGGCCTCGCGGCACATCACCGGTCAGTATCTGGCGGTGGATGGCGGGTCGATCATCGTCTGA